From Streptomyces sp. NBC_00775, one genomic window encodes:
- a CDS encoding response regulator transcription factor: MAEHSTPPHKLLIVEDEASIRALLESTLRLTGYDVSSADSGAAALREMERFGPDLVLLDVMLPDLDGFEVTRAMRAAGKDTPVLFLTARTDLSDRIAGLRSGGDDYVTKPFSLEEVLLRIQAILRRTGVEEQPSGDPDDNRILLFADLRLDEVAHEVHRADRYVPLSPTEFQLLGYLMTNANRVLSRTQIVQHVWGYDFAGDARIVETYVKYLRKKIDCVEPPLIHTVRGVGYCLRLPRVPGQDRTADR; this comes from the coding sequence ATGGCCGAGCACTCCACGCCCCCGCACAAGCTCCTCATCGTGGAGGACGAGGCGAGCATCCGTGCCCTGCTGGAGTCGACGCTGCGGCTCACCGGTTACGACGTGAGCAGCGCGGACTCCGGGGCGGCCGCCCTGCGGGAGATGGAGCGGTTCGGCCCCGATCTGGTGCTCCTCGACGTGATGCTGCCCGACCTGGACGGCTTCGAGGTGACCCGGGCGATGCGGGCGGCCGGCAAGGACACCCCCGTACTGTTCCTGACCGCGCGCACCGACCTGTCCGACCGCATCGCCGGGCTGCGGTCCGGCGGCGACGACTACGTCACCAAGCCCTTCAGCCTCGAAGAGGTGCTGCTGCGGATCCAGGCGATCCTGCGCCGCACCGGCGTGGAGGAGCAGCCGTCCGGCGATCCGGACGACAACCGCATCCTGCTCTTCGCCGACCTCCGGCTCGACGAGGTCGCGCACGAGGTGCACCGCGCGGACCGGTACGTTCCGCTCTCCCCCACCGAGTTCCAGCTGCTCGGCTACCTCATGACCAACGCCAACCGGGTGCTGAGCCGGACCCAGATCGTGCAGCACGTGTGGGGCTACGACTTCGCCGGTGACGCCCGCATCGTCGAGACGTATGTGAAGTATCTGCGCAAGAAGATCGACTGCGTCGAGCCGCCGCTGATCCACACGGTCCGCGGGGTCGGCTACTGCCTGCGGCTGCCGCGCGTCCCCGGCCAGGACCGGACCGCCGACCGGTGA
- a CDS encoding sensor histidine kinase — MRRRLVLGITVVATTAVLAAEVVGFVVLRSWLMDSLDDQLTHFQTHRKAYTDAVSEKGFPSRFTTPGALPSDFRIFFYGSDGHLLTASLGDPQPSEPELAFSAGDLGLTAGRPTTVPATIGDGHWRVVLRDGPDGMKSVVALPMDTVDGATSKILLVDGVLLALTIACVVLLGRWVVRLGLLPLTRMERTAEDITDGNLDLRLPDTDGRTETGRLGRVLNTMLERLQGALRERETSEARLRRFVADAGHELRTPLTTIQGFAELALRHEEQPTEGRREANRLIAQNAERMSLLVDDLQLLAQLDQEPSYRQDPVDLLSLAADAVSAAALGAPDRPITLGSLSPEAAELELVETAGDPHRLRQVVENLISNARTHTPAGTPVHVRVGTGLAGPATGGVDTPGRTSASPPLPYGTPVAVLEIADEGPGLAPEDAQRVFERFYRVDPARSRSQGGSGLGLAIAAAIAQGHAGRLELDTAPGKGCTFRLVLPQT; from the coding sequence CTGCGGCGCCGTCTCGTCCTCGGCATCACCGTCGTCGCCACCACCGCGGTGCTGGCCGCCGAGGTCGTCGGCTTCGTCGTGCTGCGGTCCTGGCTGATGGACAGCCTCGACGACCAGCTCACCCACTTCCAGACACACCGCAAGGCGTACACGGACGCGGTGAGCGAGAAGGGGTTCCCCAGCAGGTTCACCACCCCCGGAGCGCTGCCTTCCGACTTCCGGATCTTCTTCTACGGCTCCGACGGCCACCTCCTGACCGCCTCGCTCGGCGACCCGCAGCCCTCGGAACCCGAGCTGGCGTTCTCGGCCGGCGACCTCGGTCTGACGGCGGGACGGCCCACGACCGTGCCCGCCACCATCGGCGACGGCCACTGGCGGGTCGTCCTGCGGGACGGCCCCGACGGCATGAAGTCGGTGGTCGCGCTGCCCATGGACACCGTGGACGGCGCCACCTCCAAGATCCTCCTGGTGGACGGCGTCCTGCTGGCCCTCACCATCGCCTGTGTCGTCCTGCTCGGCCGCTGGGTCGTCCGGCTGGGGCTCCTCCCACTGACCCGGATGGAGCGCACCGCCGAGGACATCACCGACGGCAACCTCGACCTGCGGCTGCCCGACACCGACGGGCGCACCGAGACCGGGCGGCTCGGCCGGGTCCTGAACACCATGCTCGAACGGCTCCAGGGCGCCCTGCGCGAACGCGAGACCTCCGAAGCCAGACTGCGCCGCTTCGTCGCCGACGCCGGCCATGAACTGCGGACGCCGCTGACCACGATCCAGGGCTTCGCCGAACTGGCGCTGCGCCACGAAGAGCAGCCCACCGAGGGCCGACGCGAGGCGAACCGGCTGATCGCCCAGAACGCCGAACGCATGAGCCTGCTCGTCGACGATCTCCAACTGCTCGCCCAACTCGACCAGGAACCCTCCTACCGCCAGGACCCGGTCGACCTCCTGTCCCTGGCCGCCGACGCCGTGAGCGCCGCCGCGTTGGGCGCTCCCGACCGCCCGATCACTCTCGGCTCCCTCTCTCCGGAGGCGGCGGAACTGGAGCTGGTGGAGACCGCCGGTGATCCGCACCGGCTGCGGCAGGTCGTCGAGAACCTGATCTCCAACGCGCGGACCCACACTCCCGCGGGCACCCCCGTCCACGTACGCGTCGGAACGGGCCTGGCGGGTCCTGCCACGGGCGGTGTGGACACGCCCGGCCGCACCAGCGCCTCCCCGCCCCTCCCGTATGGCACCCCCGTCGCGGTACTGGAGATCGCCGACGAAGGTCCGGGTCTGGCCCCCGAGGACGCCCAGCGCGTCTTCGAACGCTTCTACCGCGTCGACCCGGCCCGTTCCCGCAGCCAGGGCGGCAGCGGGCTCGGCCTCGCCATCGCCGCCGCGATCGCCCAGGGCCACGCCGGCCGCCTGGAACTGGACACCGCCCCGGGCAAGGGCTGCACGTTCCGGCTCGTCCTCCCGCAGACCTGA
- a CDS encoding potassium-transporting ATPase subunit C: protein MNNSVTNTARLLWAGLRALLVLTLVTGVIYPLAITGVAQGLFSDKANGSEIKSNGKVVGSSLIGQAYNLPLKKGQETPEPDLKWFQGRPQNGLGVNSVNTQYKLILSGATNRSGDNADLIKWVKDAKAAVIKDNSAGGYTVKASDVPADAVTSSGSGLDPAISPEYADIQVHRIAEKNNLSVAQVQKLVDEHTEGRTLGFIGEPRVNVLELNIALKELVAKS, encoded by the coding sequence ATGAACAACTCGGTTACGAACACGGCCCGGTTGCTCTGGGCCGGCCTGCGAGCGCTGCTCGTGTTGACTCTGGTCACAGGCGTGATCTATCCGCTCGCCATCACGGGTGTGGCCCAAGGTCTCTTCTCCGACAAGGCGAACGGCTCGGAGATCAAGTCCAACGGCAAGGTCGTCGGCTCCTCCCTCATCGGCCAGGCCTACAACCTGCCGCTGAAGAAGGGGCAGGAGACGCCGGAGCCCGACCTGAAGTGGTTCCAGGGCCGTCCACAGAACGGGTTGGGTGTGAACTCGGTCAACACCCAGTACAAGCTGATCCTGTCCGGTGCCACCAACCGTTCCGGTGACAACGCCGACCTGATCAAGTGGGTCAAGGACGCCAAGGCCGCCGTCATCAAGGACAACTCGGCGGGCGGCTACACGGTCAAGGCCTCCGACGTACCCGCCGACGCGGTGACGTCCTCCGGCTCCGGCCTGGACCCGGCGATCTCCCCGGAGTACGCCGACATCCAGGTCCACCGGATCGCCGAGAAGAACAACCTGTCCGTCGCCCAGGTCCAGAAGCTGGTCGACGAGCACACCGAGGGCCGCACCCTCGGCTTCATCGGCGAGCCCCGCGTCAACGTCCTCGAACTCAACATCGCGCTGAAGGAACTCGTGGCGAAGAGCTGA
- the kdpB gene encoding potassium-transporting ATPase subunit KdpB codes for MSTATPTRAPHSDVPTGHKPDEGRVGAGLFDPKQLLKSLPDAFRKLDPRVMVKSPVMFVVLVGSVLTTVFSFKDPSDWFGWAISAWLWLTVIFANLAEAVAEGRGKAQADTLRKAKTDTVARRLSSDGKSEEQVPGTELRVGDLVVCEAGDIIPGDGDVVEGVASVDESAITGESAPVIRESGGDRSAVTGGTKVLSDRIVIKITTKPGETFIDRMIALVEGAARQKTPNEIALNILLASLTIVFLLAVATLPPFADYAGTHLTMVVLVALLVCLIPTTIGALLSAIGIAGMDRLVQRNVLAMSGRAVEAAGDVSTLLLDKTGTITLGNRQASEFVPVTGTTEPEVADAAQLSSLADETPEGRSIVVLAKEKYGLRERHQGELAGAEWIAFTAQTRMSGVDVDGRKIRKGAAGSVIAWVREQGGEVSEDADTLSSRISEAGGTPLLVAVEDSEGARVLGVIHLKDVVKEGMRERFDELRRMGIKTVMITGDNPLTAKAIADEAGVDDFLAEATPEDKMALIKREQAGGKLVAMTGDGTNDAPALAQADVGVAMNTGTSAAKEAGNMVDLDSNPTKLIEIVEIGKQLLITRGALTTFSIANDVAKYFAIIPALFAAVYPGLDKLNIMHLSSPDSAILSAVIFNALIIIALVPLALRGVQYRPMSADKMLRRNLGIYGIGGLIAPFIGIKIIDLLISLIPGIG; via the coding sequence ATGTCCACAGCCACTCCGACCCGGGCGCCGCACAGCGATGTGCCGACCGGCCACAAGCCCGACGAAGGACGTGTGGGCGCGGGTCTCTTCGACCCCAAGCAGCTGCTCAAGTCGCTGCCGGACGCCTTCCGCAAGCTCGATCCGCGGGTGATGGTCAAGTCCCCCGTGATGTTCGTGGTGCTGGTCGGCTCGGTGCTGACGACGGTCTTCTCCTTCAAGGACCCGAGCGACTGGTTCGGCTGGGCGATCAGCGCTTGGCTGTGGCTGACCGTGATCTTCGCCAACCTGGCGGAGGCGGTGGCCGAGGGCCGCGGCAAGGCGCAGGCGGACACCCTGCGCAAGGCCAAGACCGACACGGTGGCCCGTCGTCTCTCCTCGGACGGCAAGAGCGAGGAGCAGGTGCCCGGCACCGAGCTGCGCGTCGGTGACCTGGTCGTCTGCGAGGCGGGCGACATCATCCCCGGCGACGGTGACGTCGTCGAAGGTGTCGCCTCGGTCGACGAGTCGGCCATCACCGGTGAATCGGCTCCCGTCATCCGCGAGTCCGGCGGCGACCGCTCGGCCGTCACCGGCGGTACGAAGGTCCTCTCCGACCGGATCGTCATCAAGATCACGACGAAGCCGGGCGAGACCTTCATCGACCGGATGATCGCCCTGGTCGAGGGCGCCGCGCGGCAGAAGACGCCCAACGAGATCGCGCTGAACATCCTGCTCGCCTCGCTCACGATCGTCTTCCTGCTCGCGGTGGCGACCCTGCCCCCGTTCGCGGACTACGCGGGCACGCATCTCACGATGGTCGTCCTGGTGGCCCTCCTGGTCTGCCTGATCCCGACCACGATCGGTGCCCTGCTCTCCGCGATCGGTATCGCGGGCATGGACCGGCTGGTGCAGCGGAACGTACTCGCCATGTCCGGCAGGGCAGTTGAGGCGGCGGGCGACGTGTCGACCCTGCTCCTCGACAAGACCGGCACCATCACCCTCGGCAACCGCCAGGCCTCCGAGTTCGTTCCGGTGACCGGCACCACCGAGCCCGAGGTCGCCGACGCCGCCCAGCTCTCGTCGCTGGCCGACGAGACGCCCGAGGGCCGCTCCATCGTCGTCCTGGCGAAGGAGAAGTACGGGCTGCGCGAGCGGCACCAGGGCGAGCTCGCCGGTGCCGAGTGGATCGCCTTCACCGCCCAGACCCGTATGTCGGGTGTGGACGTCGACGGGCGCAAGATCCGTAAGGGCGCGGCCGGTTCGGTCATCGCCTGGGTGCGGGAGCAGGGCGGCGAGGTGTCCGAGGACGCCGACACCCTGTCCAGCCGGATCTCCGAGGCGGGCGGTACGCCGCTGCTCGTGGCCGTGGAGGACAGTGAGGGCGCCCGCGTCCTTGGTGTCATCCACCTCAAGGACGTCGTCAAGGAAGGCATGCGCGAGCGGTTCGACGAGCTGCGCCGCATGGGCATCAAGACCGTCATGATCACGGGTGACAACCCGCTGACGGCCAAGGCGATCGCGGACGAGGCCGGCGTCGACGACTTCCTCGCGGAGGCGACTCCCGAGGACAAGATGGCGCTCATCAAGCGGGAGCAGGCGGGCGGCAAGCTCGTCGCGATGACCGGTGACGGCACGAACGACGCGCCGGCGCTGGCCCAGGCCGACGTGGGTGTGGCCATGAACACCGGTACCTCGGCCGCCAAGGAGGCCGGGAACATGGTGGACCTGGACTCCAACCCCACCAAGCTCATCGAGATCGTGGAGATCGGCAAGCAACTGCTGATCACCCGTGGTGCGCTGACGACCTTCTCGATCGCCAACGACGTCGCGAAGTACTTCGCGATCATCCCGGCGCTGTTCGCGGCGGTCTACCCGGGCCTGGACAAGCTGAACATCATGCACCTGTCCTCGCCCGACTCCGCGATCCTGTCCGCGGTCATCTTCAACGCGCTGATCATCATCGCGCTGGTGCCGCTCGCCCTGCGGGGTGTGCAGTACCGGCCGATGAGCGCCGACAAGATGCTCCGCCGCAACCTCGGGATCTACGGCATCGGCGGACTGATCGCGCCCTTCATCGGCATCAAGATCATCGACCTGCTCATCTCCCTCATCCCCGGAATCGGCTGA
- the kdpA gene encoding potassium-transporting ATPase subunit KdpA translates to MSPVLAGVLQLLALIAALALAYRPLGDYMAKVYSSDKHLRVEKWIYKGIGADPNTEMRWPAYLRGVLAFSAVSVLFLYVLQRVQGSLPGSLGFKSIDPDQAFNTAASFVTNTNWQSYYGEQAMGHVVQTAGLAVQNFVSAAVGIAVAVALVRGFSRSRTGELGNFWADLVRGVVRILLPLSVVAAIILVACGTIQNFSGIHSVGQFFGGSQQWNGGAVASQEAIKEVGTNGGGYFNANSAHPFENPNPFSNLFEIFLILLIPFALTRTFGRMVGSLKQGYAILATMVTIWIGFTALMMWTEFAHHGPAFQIAGGAMEGKETRFGVGGSSIFAVATTLTSTGAVDSFHSSFTGLGGGITMLGMQLGEIAPGGTGSGLYGMLIMAIIAVFIAGLMVGRTPEYLGKKIGTREIKFAACYILVTPALVLIFTAAAMALPTPGHSMTNSGAHGFSEILYAYTSGANNNGSAFAGLNADTQWFNTTIGLAMLLGRFVPMIFVLALAGSLAEQKPVPATAGTLRTEKPLFTGLLVGAILIITGLTYFPALALGPLAEGLAP, encoded by the coding sequence ATGAGCCCCGTCCTCGCCGGCGTGCTCCAGCTGCTCGCTCTCATAGCGGCACTGGCACTCGCCTACCGTCCCCTCGGCGACTACATGGCCAAGGTCTACTCCTCCGACAAGCACCTGCGCGTCGAGAAGTGGATCTACAAGGGCATCGGCGCCGACCCGAACACGGAGATGCGCTGGCCCGCGTACCTGCGCGGCGTCCTCGCCTTCTCCGCCGTCAGCGTGCTCTTCCTGTACGTCCTCCAGCGCGTCCAGGGTTCGCTGCCCGGCTCTCTCGGCTTCAAGTCCATCGACCCGGACCAGGCGTTCAACACCGCCGCGTCCTTCGTGACGAACACCAACTGGCAGTCGTACTACGGCGAGCAGGCCATGGGCCACGTCGTGCAGACCGCCGGTCTGGCCGTCCAGAACTTCGTCTCCGCCGCCGTCGGCATCGCGGTGGCCGTCGCCCTCGTGCGCGGCTTCTCCCGCTCCCGCACCGGTGAGCTCGGCAACTTCTGGGCCGACCTGGTGCGCGGTGTCGTCCGCATCCTGCTGCCGCTGTCTGTCGTCGCCGCGATCATCCTGGTCGCCTGCGGCACGATCCAGAACTTCTCCGGCATCCACTCGGTCGGCCAGTTCTTCGGCGGCTCCCAGCAGTGGAACGGCGGCGCGGTCGCCTCGCAGGAGGCCATCAAGGAGGTCGGCACCAACGGTGGCGGTTACTTCAACGCCAACTCGGCCCACCCCTTCGAGAACCCCAACCCGTTCTCCAACCTCTTCGAGATCTTCCTGATCCTGCTGATCCCGTTCGCGCTGACGCGGACCTTCGGCCGGATGGTCGGCAGCCTGAAGCAGGGCTACGCGATCCTCGCCACGATGGTCACCATCTGGATCGGCTTCACCGCCCTGATGATGTGGACCGAGTTCGCCCACCACGGCCCGGCGTTCCAGATCGCCGGTGGCGCGATGGAGGGCAAGGAGACCCGCTTCGGCGTCGGCGGCTCGTCCATCTTCGCGGTGGCGACCACGCTGACCTCGACCGGTGCGGTGGACTCCTTCCACTCCTCGTTCACCGGCCTCGGCGGCGGCATCACCATGCTGGGCATGCAGCTCGGCGAGATCGCGCCCGGCGGTACCGGCTCCGGCCTCTACGGCATGCTGATCATGGCGATCATCGCGGTGTTCATCGCCGGCCTGATGGTCGGCCGCACCCCCGAGTACCTGGGCAAGAAGATCGGCACCCGTGAGATCAAGTTCGCGGCCTGCTACATCCTCGTCACCCCGGCGCTGGTGCTCATCTTCACCGCCGCGGCGATGGCCCTGCCCACCCCGGGCCACTCGATGACCAACAGCGGGGCGCACGGATTCTCCGAGATCCTGTACGCCTACACGTCCGGCGCCAACAACAACGGCTCGGCCTTCGCCGGTCTGAACGCCGACACCCAGTGGTTCAACACCACCATCGGGCTGGCCATGCTGCTCGGCCGCTTCGTGCCGATGATCTTCGTCCTGGCGCTGGCCGGTTCGCTCGCCGAGCAGAAGCCGGTCCCGGCGACCGCGGGCACCCTGCGCACCGAGAAGCCGCTGTTCACCGGCCTCCTCGTGGGCGCGATCCTGATCATCACCGGTCTGACCTACTTCCCGGCGCTCGCGCTGGGTCCGCTGGCCGAGGGGCTGGCGCCATGA
- the kdpF gene encoding K(+)-transporting ATPase subunit F, translated as MTAENIVGLVVAVSLLGYLILALVFPERF; from the coding sequence GTGACCGCCGAGAACATCGTCGGCCTCGTCGTGGCCGTCTCCCTGCTGGGCTATCTCATCCTCGCCCTCGTCTTCCCCGAGAGGTTCTGA
- a CDS encoding APC family permease: MRSEELHETLLPKRLALPIFASDPLSSVAYATQEILLVLTLGGLAYLHFTPWIAAAVVALMTVVVLSYRQVVHAYPSGGGSYEVVSTNLGPSAGLVVAASLLVDYVMTVAVSVASGVDNIISAIPQLADFRVLMAIGFVAILTAMNLRGVRESGRAFAAPTYLFIGGVLVMVITGLIRYVLGDAPVAESAQYGITPDPSDANLAGLALLMLVLRAFSSGCTALTGVEAISNGVPAFRKPKSKNAATTLAAMGSTAIVMFVGVTALALITKVHITDDACRLTGLEGDCGSYTQRTVIAQIAAAVFGGEHSVGFYFIQAATALVLVLAANTAFNGFPLLASILAQHRYLPRQLHSRGDRLAFSNGILALAIVAALLLWGFQANVTDLIHLYILGVFTSFTLSQLGMVRHWNRVLRTELAPAARRGHHTARVINAVGAVVTGLVLVVVLATKFTQGAWLAVLAAIVLWVMMRGIRRHYDATAAELAVTDPHDELVPPSRVFAIVLVSRIHKPTLRALAYARAFRPDRLEALTVSVDREEAAGLRGRWEEYGIDVPLKIIDSPYREVTRPVVEYVRSIRRESPRDVVAVFIPEYVVGHWWENLLHNQSALWLKSRLLFTPGVMVTSVPWQLTSSAHADRPAARAPGSFRRGEPQGPEPRVGSRQK, encoded by the coding sequence ATGCGCAGCGAAGAGCTGCACGAGACGCTGCTGCCGAAACGGCTCGCCCTGCCGATCTTCGCCTCGGACCCGCTGTCGTCGGTGGCGTACGCGACGCAGGAGATCCTGCTGGTCCTCACGCTCGGCGGACTGGCGTATCTGCACTTCACGCCATGGATCGCGGCCGCGGTGGTGGCGCTGATGACGGTCGTGGTGCTGTCGTACCGCCAGGTGGTGCACGCCTATCCGAGCGGCGGCGGCTCGTACGAGGTGGTGTCCACGAACCTCGGCCCGTCGGCCGGCCTGGTCGTCGCCGCCTCACTCCTCGTCGACTACGTCATGACGGTGGCGGTCTCGGTCGCCTCCGGAGTCGACAACATCATCTCGGCGATCCCCCAACTGGCGGACTTCCGCGTCCTGATGGCGATCGGCTTCGTCGCGATCCTGACCGCCATGAACCTGCGGGGCGTCCGCGAGTCGGGACGGGCCTTCGCCGCGCCGACGTACCTCTTCATCGGCGGCGTACTCGTCATGGTGATCACGGGCCTGATCCGGTACGTCCTCGGGGACGCGCCGGTCGCCGAGAGCGCGCAGTACGGCATCACGCCGGACCCGTCGGACGCGAACCTGGCGGGCCTGGCCCTCCTCATGCTGGTGCTGCGCGCGTTCTCCTCCGGCTGTACGGCGCTGACCGGCGTGGAGGCCATCTCCAACGGCGTACCGGCGTTCCGCAAGCCCAAGTCGAAGAACGCGGCGACGACGTTGGCGGCGATGGGCAGCACCGCGATCGTCATGTTCGTCGGCGTCACCGCGCTCGCGCTGATCACGAAGGTGCACATCACGGACGACGCGTGCCGGCTGACGGGCCTTGAGGGCGACTGCGGCTCCTACACCCAACGCACGGTGATCGCGCAGATCGCGGCGGCGGTGTTCGGCGGCGAGCACAGCGTGGGCTTCTACTTCATCCAGGCCGCGACGGCTCTCGTCCTGGTCCTGGCGGCGAACACGGCCTTCAACGGCTTCCCGCTCCTGGCGTCGATCCTCGCCCAGCACCGCTACCTCCCCCGCCAGTTGCACAGCCGCGGCGACCGGCTCGCCTTCTCCAACGGCATCCTGGCGCTCGCGATCGTCGCCGCGCTGCTCCTGTGGGGCTTCCAGGCGAACGTCACCGACCTCATCCACCTCTACATCCTGGGCGTGTTCACCTCCTTCACGCTCTCCCAGCTCGGCATGGTCCGGCACTGGAACCGTGTGCTGCGCACCGAGCTCGCGCCCGCCGCGCGCCGCGGTCACCACACGGCCCGCGTGATCAACGCGGTCGGTGCGGTGGTCACCGGCCTCGTCCTGGTCGTCGTGCTGGCCACCAAGTTCACGCAGGGCGCGTGGCTGGCCGTCCTCGCCGCGATCGTGCTGTGGGTGATGATGCGCGGAATCCGACGCCACTACGACGCCACGGCCGCCGAACTGGCGGTCACCGACCCGCACGACGAACTCGTCCCGCCCAGCCGGGTGTTCGCGATCGTGCTGGTGTCCAGGATCCACAAGCCGACGCTGCGGGCCCTCGCCTACGCGCGCGCGTTCCGCCCCGACCGGCTGGAGGCGCTGACGGTGTCGGTGGACCGCGAGGAGGCGGCGGGGTTGCGGGGGCGCTGGGAGGAGTACGGCATCGATGTCCCCCTGAAGATCATCGACTCCCCCTACCGCGAGGTGACCCGCCCGGTCGTCGAATACGTCCGCTCCATCCGGCGCGAGAGCCCGCGCGACGTCGTCGCCGTCTTCATCCCCGAGTACGTCGTCGGCCACTGGTGGGAGAACCTCCTCCACAACCAGTCGGCCCTGTGGCTCAAGAGCCGCCTGCTCTTCACTCCGGGTGTCATGGTCACCAGCGTCCCCTGGCAACTGACGTCCTCGGCCCACGCGGACCGCCCCGCCGCCCGGGCCCCCGGCTCCTTCCGCCGCGGCGAGCCCCAGGGCCCGGAGCCCCGGGTCGGCTCCCGCCAGAAGTAG
- a CDS encoding amino acid transporter yields the protein MATVDHDARTSRLRAWMLEGLSDMGKGRQVPRAAEPVPEPVHKGQRWWRVMCLTGVDYFSTLGYQPGIAALAAGLLSPIATIVLVIVTLAGALPVYRRVAEESPRGEGSIAMLERLLTFWKGKLFVLTLLGFAATDFLITITLSAADASTHLVENPHLNSVLHDKQMVITLILVALLGAVFLKGFLEAIGVAVVLVGIYLALNAVVVVVGFWQVATEPHVVTDWTTGLTAAHGNVFAMIGVSLLVFPKLALGLSGFETGVAVMPHVEGHPEDTEEKPTGRIRGTKKLLTTAAVIMSVYLIATSFITTLLIPEKEFESGGQANGRALAYLAHEYLGGAFGTVYDISTIAILWFAGASAMAGLLNLMPRYLPRYGMAPQWARAVRPMVIVFTLVAFLVTWIFDADVDAQGGAYATGVLVLMSSAAIAVTIAARRAQQRGWTIGFAIVSAVLLYVTVVNVIERPDGVKIGACFIAGIILVSLLSRLARAFELRVTSMTLDGMSERFIRDMASRRIRFIANEPDKRDKTEYREKIEQIRADNDLPTQEDFVFVEVTVLDPSEFEAGLNVRGEVLHGRYRVLTLESSSVPNALAALLLHVRDTTGCTPHIYFEWTEGNPFANFFRFFLFGQGEVAPVTREVLREAEPNRSRRPRIHVG from the coding sequence ATGGCCACCGTCGACCACGACGCCCGCACGAGTCGCCTGCGTGCGTGGATGCTGGAGGGGCTGTCCGACATGGGCAAGGGCCGCCAGGTGCCCCGGGCCGCCGAGCCGGTGCCCGAGCCCGTGCACAAGGGGCAGCGGTGGTGGCGGGTGATGTGCCTGACGGGTGTCGACTACTTCTCCACGCTCGGCTACCAGCCGGGCATCGCCGCCCTTGCCGCCGGGTTGCTGTCGCCGATCGCCACCATCGTGCTCGTCATCGTCACTCTGGCGGGCGCACTGCCCGTGTACCGGCGAGTGGCCGAGGAGAGCCCCCGCGGCGAGGGCTCGATCGCGATGCTGGAGCGGCTGCTGACGTTCTGGAAGGGCAAGCTCTTCGTCCTGACCCTGCTCGGCTTCGCCGCCACCGACTTCCTGATCACCATCACCCTGTCGGCGGCGGACGCCTCCACCCACCTGGTGGAGAACCCCCACCTCAACAGCGTGCTGCACGACAAGCAGATGGTGATCACCCTCATCCTTGTGGCCCTGCTCGGCGCGGTGTTCCTCAAGGGCTTCCTGGAGGCGATCGGGGTCGCGGTCGTCCTGGTGGGGATCTACCTGGCGCTCAACGCCGTAGTCGTGGTGGTGGGGTTCTGGCAGGTTGCGACGGAACCGCACGTCGTCACCGACTGGACCACCGGCCTCACCGCCGCCCACGGAAACGTTTTTGCCATGATCGGTGTCTCCCTGCTGGTCTTCCCGAAACTCGCCCTCGGCCTCTCCGGCTTCGAGACCGGCGTGGCGGTCATGCCGCACGTCGAGGGACATCCGGAGGACACCGAGGAGAAGCCGACGGGCCGCATCCGGGGCACGAAGAAGCTGCTGACCACGGCCGCCGTGATCATGAGCGTCTACCTGATCGCCACCAGTTTCATCACCACGCTCCTCATCCCGGAGAAGGAGTTCGAGTCCGGCGGCCAGGCCAACGGCCGCGCACTCGCGTACCTGGCCCACGAATACCTCGGCGGCGCCTTCGGCACCGTCTACGACATCTCCACCATCGCCATCCTGTGGTTCGCGGGAGCCTCGGCCATGGCCGGACTCCTGAACCTCATGCCCCGCTACCTGCCCCGCTACGGCATGGCCCCGCAGTGGGCCCGCGCCGTCCGCCCCATGGTGATCGTCTTCACCCTGGTCGCGTTCCTGGTCACCTGGATCTTCGACGCCGACGTCGACGCACAGGGCGGCGCCTACGCCACCGGTGTCCTGGTCCTGATGTCCTCCGCCGCGATCGCGGTGACCATCGCCGCCCGCCGCGCCCAGCAGCGCGGCTGGACGATCGGCTTCGCCATCGTCTCCGCGGTACTCCTCTACGTCACCGTCGTGAACGTCATCGAGCGCCCCGACGGCGTCAAGATCGGCGCCTGCTTCATCGCGGGCATCATCCTCGTCTCGCTCCTGTCCCGGCTCGCCCGCGCCTTCGAGTTGCGCGTCACCAGCATGACCCTGGACGGCATGTCCGAACGTTTCATCAGGGACATGGCCAGCCGCCGGATCCGGTTCATCGCCAATGAGCCCGACAAGCGCGACAAAACCGAGTACCGGGAGAAGATCGAGCAGATCCGGGCCGACAACGATCTGCCGACCCAGGAGGACTTCGTCTTCGTCGAGGTCACCGTCCTCGACCCTTCGGAATTCGAGGCGGGCCTGAACGTACGCGGCGAGGTCTTGCACGGCCGCTACCGCGTCCTCACCCTGGAGTCCTCCTCCGTCCCCAACGCCCTCGCCGCCCTCCTCCTCCACGTCCGCGACACCACCGGCTGCACCCCCCACATCTACTTCGAGTGGACCGAGGGCAACCCCTTCGCCAACTTCTTCCGCTTCTTCCTCTTCGGCCAGGGCGAGGTCGCCCCCGTCACCCGAGAGGTCCTCCGCGAGGCAGAACCCAACCGCTCACGACGCCCACGCATCCACGTCGGCTAG